From Haloarcula sp. CBA1127, a single genomic window includes:
- a CDS encoding carbonic anhydrase — protein MSQLLRDLLAGNADHAAEFRDRFDSVQNSQRPDAVTVCCSDSRVLQDHMWGNSEPGHLFTCSNIGNRVIQRTASGEAVSGDVLYPIEHTMTETVVVVGHTGCGAVTATYDDLTDGLDEPAGIDHCLSVLRPHLEPALEHLPEDIERAAAVNRLVEYNVDRQVEFLRDSDDVPAAVDVFGVVYDFQDVYGGQRGEVHVINVDGETDVGALRAAHPDIDSRINRLWEY, from the coding sequence ATGAGTCAGTTATTACGTGATTTACTTGCCGGAAACGCCGACCACGCGGCGGAGTTCCGGGATCGGTTCGACAGCGTTCAGAACTCTCAAAGGCCAGATGCTGTCACGGTCTGTTGCTCCGATTCGCGGGTACTTCAGGACCATATGTGGGGTAATAGCGAACCGGGGCATCTCTTTACTTGCAGCAACATCGGGAACCGAGTCATCCAGCGGACCGCATCTGGCGAGGCGGTGTCCGGTGACGTACTGTACCCGATCGAGCATACGATGACCGAAACTGTCGTCGTCGTCGGCCACACCGGTTGTGGAGCGGTGACCGCGACGTACGACGACCTGACGGATGGCCTTGACGAACCGGCAGGCATTGACCACTGTCTCAGCGTTCTCAGGCCCCATCTCGAGCCTGCACTGGAACATCTCCCTGAGGATATTGAACGGGCAGCAGCCGTCAACCGACTCGTTGAGTACAACGTCGACAGGCAAGTCGAGTTTCTTCGAGATAGTGACGATGTTCCCGCCGCTGTCGACGTGTTCGGCGTCGTCTACGACTTTCAAGACGTGTACGGGGGGCAACGGGGTGAGGTCCACGTCATCAACGTCGACGGCGAAACCGATGTCGGCGCGCTCCGGGCGGCCCATCCCGACATCGACTCACGGATCAACCGCCTCTGGGAGTACTAG
- a CDS encoding DUF5795 family protein, with amino-acid sequence MSDNRVVQGRMQTPESLAELIEGEDVMDAEPIEDADDDCPECGENVISVGYMPSALEFVTGYKCQECDWSDTDRD; translated from the coding sequence ATGAGCGACAATCGCGTGGTCCAGGGTCGGATGCAGACCCCCGAGAGCCTGGCCGAACTCATCGAAGGTGAGGATGTTATGGACGCAGAGCCTATCGAAGACGCCGATGACGACTGCCCGGAATGCGGCGAAAACGTCATTTCCGTGGGATATATGCCCTCTGCGCTGGAATTCGTTACTGGATACAAGTGCCAAGAGTGCGACTGGTCGGACACCGACCGCGACTGA
- a CDS encoding DUF5794 domain-containing protein produces the protein MSSSRHPIALDIEQQVGRGGRLLATVMGLPLVDGIFPVLVLAGALSTWMGVLEVGLLVFGGSATVAVVLAELEGGPRQQARSVLIIGAVLMPIALVEAALAPTIAGIVKLGTLERFAGLVILAIAAQTASARIGEYLPRPAVIVGLGLLASLDPAGATLVTAIEPGVLLRAAATTGVGIGFALAVALASPWLRNAVDIDRFRFGSAVALGVLALSVLGVMPTDAPVALAVLAVTALLSFDPENARTRHTEYRPDAVDLTAAFADGGASQGVAADEQTDEGAAVEYEPDQERAPWL, from the coding sequence ATGAGTAGCTCCAGACACCCGATTGCACTCGACATCGAGCAGCAGGTCGGCCGCGGTGGCCGGCTGCTGGCGACCGTCATGGGCCTGCCGCTCGTTGACGGCATTTTCCCGGTGCTCGTCCTCGCGGGAGCACTCTCGACCTGGATGGGCGTCCTCGAAGTCGGCTTGCTCGTCTTCGGCGGGTCGGCCACTGTCGCCGTCGTGTTAGCCGAACTCGAAGGCGGTCCCCGGCAGCAGGCGCGTTCGGTACTCATCATCGGAGCCGTGTTGATGCCGATCGCGCTCGTCGAAGCGGCCCTTGCCCCGACGATCGCGGGGATCGTCAAACTGGGGACCCTCGAACGCTTCGCCGGCCTCGTCATCCTCGCCATCGCCGCACAGACCGCGAGCGCACGTATCGGCGAATACCTGCCGCGGCCGGCCGTCATCGTCGGACTCGGCCTGCTGGCGAGTCTGGACCCCGCCGGCGCGACGCTGGTCACCGCCATCGAACCCGGCGTCTTGCTCCGCGCGGCCGCCACCACCGGCGTCGGTATTGGCTTCGCCCTCGCCGTCGCGCTGGCCAGTCCGTGGCTCCGCAACGCCGTCGACATCGACCGGTTCCGCTTCGGTAGCGCCGTCGCGCTCGGCGTGCTCGCCCTCTCTGTCCTCGGCGTGATGCCGACCGACGCGCCGGTGGCGCTGGCCGTGCTCGCCGTCACGGCGCTGCTGTCGTTCGACCCGGAGAACGCCCGCACGCGTCACACGGAATACCGGCCGGACGCAGTTGACCTCACCGCCGCCTTCGCCGACGGCGGCGCGTCCCAGGGCGTCGCCGCCGACGAGCAGACCGACGAAGGGGCCGCTGTCGAGTACGAGCCTGACCAAGAGCGCGCCCCGTGGCTGTGA
- the guaB gene encoding IMP dehydrogenase yields MANDSEPFSEKLRVPEALTFDDVLLRPKESRVEPDEADTTTRVSKSVELTVPVVSAAMDTVTESDMAIAMARQGGIGVLHRNMNADQMATEIERVKRADELIIRDVVTASPNQTVREVDEMMEHEGVSGAPVVDDDSGEVLGIISGTDIRPYLEVGEDDAVTDAMTDEVVTAPEDVTPREALELMYDHKIERVPIVDGENRLVGLVTMQGILQRREYDQAARADDGSLRCGAAVGPFEMDRAQVADEAGADILFIDCAHAHNANVIESAREIKAEVDADVVVGNIGTREAAEAVVDFADGVKVGIGPGSICTTRVVTGSGMPQITAVAQVADVASQHDVPVIADGGIRYSGDAIKAIAAGADAVMLGSYFAGTDEAPGRVITMNGKKYKQYRGMGSVGAMNEGGGERYLKDDEEGEEFVPEGVEAATPYKGSLASELHQLVGGMQSGMGYVGAETIPEFKQRAEFVRVSAAGQQESHPHDVMITDEAPNYSPDN; encoded by the coding sequence ATGGCGAACGATTCCGAGCCTTTCTCAGAGAAGCTCCGAGTGCCGGAGGCGCTGACGTTCGACGACGTACTCCTCAGACCCAAGGAGTCTCGCGTCGAACCAGACGAGGCAGATACCACAACGCGGGTCTCGAAGTCGGTTGAACTGACCGTCCCCGTTGTCTCCGCGGCGATGGACACCGTCACCGAGAGCGACATGGCAATCGCGATGGCGCGACAGGGCGGTATCGGCGTCCTCCACCGCAACATGAACGCCGATCAGATGGCGACCGAAATCGAGCGGGTCAAACGCGCCGACGAACTCATTATCCGCGATGTCGTGACGGCCAGCCCGAACCAGACCGTCCGCGAGGTCGACGAGATGATGGAACACGAGGGCGTTTCGGGCGCGCCGGTCGTCGACGACGACAGTGGCGAAGTGCTGGGCATCATCTCCGGGACGGACATCCGCCCGTATCTGGAGGTCGGTGAGGACGACGCCGTCACAGATGCGATGACTGACGAGGTCGTCACCGCACCCGAGGACGTGACCCCGCGTGAAGCGCTAGAACTGATGTACGACCACAAAATCGAGCGCGTCCCTATTGTCGACGGCGAGAACCGACTCGTCGGACTGGTCACGATGCAGGGCATCCTCCAGCGTCGCGAGTACGACCAGGCCGCCCGCGCGGACGACGGCTCGCTCCGCTGTGGTGCCGCCGTCGGCCCCTTCGAGATGGACCGAGCACAGGTCGCCGACGAGGCCGGCGCTGACATCCTGTTCATCGACTGTGCGCACGCCCACAACGCGAACGTCATCGAGAGCGCCCGCGAGATCAAGGCCGAAGTAGACGCCGACGTGGTCGTCGGCAACATCGGAACCCGGGAAGCCGCTGAGGCCGTCGTCGACTTCGCCGACGGCGTCAAAGTGGGTATCGGCCCCGGCTCCATCTGTACGACTCGTGTGGTCACCGGTTCGGGGATGCCACAGATCACCGCCGTTGCGCAGGTCGCCGACGTGGCGAGCCAGCACGACGTGCCGGTCATCGCCGACGGCGGTATCCGGTACTCCGGCGACGCTATCAAGGCCATCGCCGCAGGCGCTGACGCGGTGATGCTCGGTTCCTACTTCGCCGGAACCGATGAGGCCCCGGGCCGCGTCATCACGATGAACGGCAAGAAGTACAAGCAGTACCGCGGCATGGGTAGCGTCGGCGCGATGAACGAGGGCGGCGGCGAACGCTACCTCAAGGACGACGAAGAGGGCGAGGAGTTCGTCCCCGAAGGCGTCGAAGCCGCGACGCCGTACAAGGGTTCGCTGGCCTCCGAACTCCACCAGCTCGTCGGCGGGATGCAGTCCGGGATGGGCTACGTCGGAGCCGAGACGATTCCAGAGTTCAAGCAACGCGCCGAGTTCGTTCGGGTCTCTGCCGCGGGACAGCAGGAGAGCCACCCACACGACGTGATGATTACGGACGAAGCACCCAACTACAGCCCCGACAACTAA
- a CDS encoding GNAT family N-acetyltransferase — translation MSDLEISVGTWDAFEDAATAVRTAVFVEEQGVSEDEELDGNDSEAVQFLAREDEHPVGTARLRFPEPMVGKVERVAVREPYRGDGVGAALMRAVEDAARDDGATELKLHAQTHVEPFYQQLGYETVSDEFEEAGIPHVKMRKRLDG, via the coding sequence ATGAGCGACTTGGAAATCAGTGTCGGCACCTGGGATGCGTTCGAAGATGCGGCAACAGCCGTCCGAACAGCGGTGTTCGTCGAGGAACAGGGCGTCTCCGAGGATGAGGAACTCGACGGAAACGACTCGGAGGCCGTTCAGTTTCTGGCCCGTGAAGACGAGCATCCCGTCGGGACTGCTCGGCTCCGGTTCCCCGAGCCTATGGTCGGCAAGGTTGAGCGAGTTGCGGTCCGCGAGCCCTATCGGGGCGATGGCGTCGGCGCAGCGCTGATGCGGGCCGTCGAAGACGCCGCTCGGGACGACGGCGCAACCGAACTCAAACTCCACGCACAGACCCACGTTGAACCATTTTACCAGCAGCTCGGCTATGAGACGGTTAGCGACGAATTCGAGGAAGCAGGCATCCCACACGTCAAGATGCGAAAGCGACTGGACGGCTGA
- a CDS encoding DHH family phosphoesterase, whose amino-acid sequence MSTASGITMASMSTYAILGCGSVGHAVAEELVEEGKDVLILDADEGRVEALRDQDLNAQQADICETDVAQTVADRDVVLIMSPDVNANAEAVQNIRESGGEQFIIARADDPVSADDLTELGADVVINPSAVIADSALRALETGELEYKASQLGDVIDGTEERMAILIHRSPDPDSIASAAALRAIAASRDVDADIIYEGEIGHQENRAFVNLLGIELTSNEDVNLDEYDTFALVDVAKGGEPAVESVDIVVDHYEHEHELEHDAAFSDIRPNISATSTILTKYIQELDLNLDQSVATALLYGIRAETLDFKRDTTPADLTAAAYLYPFADHDTLEQVESPSMSPETLDVLAEAIRNREVQGSHLVSNAGFIRDRDALAQAAQHLLNLEGITTTAVFAIADDTIYLAARSKDIRMNIGKVLSDAFGGMGETAGHSTDASVEIPLGIFTGLDTSDDNRDTLLELTEEAVKRKLFEAMGVDSSSSESSNGN is encoded by the coding sequence ATGAGTACAGCCAGCGGCATCACGATGGCCTCTATGTCGACCTACGCCATCCTCGGGTGTGGGAGTGTTGGCCACGCCGTGGCGGAAGAACTCGTCGAGGAGGGGAAAGACGTACTCATCCTCGACGCAGACGAGGGGCGAGTCGAGGCGCTCCGCGATCAGGACCTCAACGCACAGCAGGCAGACATCTGCGAGACTGACGTTGCCCAGACGGTTGCCGACCGCGACGTGGTTCTCATCATGTCTCCGGACGTGAACGCCAACGCCGAAGCGGTGCAGAATATCCGCGAGTCCGGCGGCGAGCAGTTCATCATCGCTCGCGCTGATGACCCGGTGTCTGCCGACGACCTCACGGAACTCGGTGCGGACGTGGTCATCAATCCCTCCGCAGTCATCGCCGATTCGGCGCTACGAGCGCTGGAGACGGGTGAACTGGAGTACAAGGCCTCGCAGCTTGGGGACGTCATCGACGGGACCGAGGAACGCATGGCGATACTTATCCACCGGTCACCGGACCCGGACTCCATCGCCTCGGCGGCGGCGCTACGGGCCATCGCCGCAAGCCGCGATGTGGACGCTGACATCATCTACGAGGGCGAGATCGGGCATCAGGAGAACCGCGCGTTCGTCAATCTCCTCGGTATCGAACTGACCTCGAACGAGGATGTCAACCTCGATGAGTACGACACGTTCGCGCTGGTGGACGTTGCCAAAGGTGGTGAACCGGCTGTCGAATCGGTCGATATCGTCGTCGACCACTACGAGCACGAGCACGAACTGGAGCACGACGCCGCCTTCTCCGATATCCGGCCCAACATCTCGGCCACGTCGACGATTCTAACGAAGTACATTCAGGAACTCGATCTCAATCTCGACCAGAGCGTCGCCACGGCGCTGCTGTACGGCATCCGTGCCGAGACGCTGGATTTCAAACGGGACACGACGCCGGCAGACCTGACCGCCGCGGCGTATCTGTATCCCTTCGCCGACCACGACACGCTCGAGCAGGTCGAATCGCCGTCGATGAGTCCGGAAACGCTTGACGTGCTCGCCGAGGCAATCCGGAACCGCGAGGTTCAGGGGAGCCACCTCGTCTCCAACGCCGGGTTCATTCGGGACCGCGATGCGCTGGCACAGGCGGCCCAGCACCTCCTCAACCTGGAGGGCATCACGACCACAGCGGTGTTCGCTATTGCCGATGATACAATCTATCTCGCCGCTCGGTCCAAGGATATCCGGATGAACATCGGCAAGGTACTATCAGACGCGTTCGGCGGGATGGGCGAGACAGCGGGCCACTCCACCGATGCCAGCGTCGAGATACCGCTTGGCATCTTTACCGGTCTAGATACGAGCGATGACAACAGAGATACACTGCTGGAACTCACTGAGGAAGCAGTTAAGCGGAAACTGTTCGAAGCAATGGGTGTCGACAGTTCCAGTAGCGAGAGTTCGAACGGAAACTAG
- a CDS encoding PRC-barrel domain-containing protein, whose protein sequence is MENLPQEITALVGREVYSKNGVFVGEVEDLRLELDRKEVTGLALHQLNTELFDEEVNTARGVIIPYRWVQAVGDVVIVSDIVERLRQPEAGDEEEEVPA, encoded by the coding sequence ATGGAGAATCTACCACAAGAGATTACAGCCCTCGTGGGTCGCGAGGTGTATTCGAAAAACGGCGTGTTCGTCGGCGAAGTCGAAGACCTTCGGCTGGAACTTGATCGCAAGGAAGTGACAGGGCTGGCACTCCACCAGCTCAACACGGAGCTGTTCGACGAAGAAGTGAACACAGCCCGGGGCGTCATCATTCCGTACCGGTGGGTCCAGGCTGTTGGCGATGTCGTCATCGTCAGTGATATCGTCGAACGGCTTCGCCAGCCCGAGGCCGGCGACGAAGAAGAAGAAGTCCCCGCCTAG
- a CDS encoding peroxiredoxin family protein, with protein sequence MLSPGDPAPDFDLQGTADGGAGAYRLSAATNRAPVVVAFVPGDDPESRTVLSALADADWASVSDAVAVFGVLPADIDDCRSLAAALSLPYPLLADTHGVATQFGVRKQGGSIQRAAFVVDQRCRVQVATVFDDTDGTTPALDTVLRGLAEL encoded by the coding sequence ATGCTCTCGCCCGGCGACCCAGCTCCGGATTTCGACCTGCAAGGGACCGCGGACGGAGGTGCTGGTGCCTATCGGTTGTCGGCTGCGACGAACCGCGCGCCGGTGGTCGTGGCGTTCGTTCCCGGTGACGACCCCGAGTCGCGGACCGTCCTCAGTGCGCTGGCCGACGCAGACTGGGCGAGCGTATCGGATGCCGTGGCTGTCTTTGGCGTTCTCCCAGCAGATATCGACGACTGCCGGTCGCTCGCGGCGGCGCTGTCGCTTCCCTACCCGCTGCTGGCTGACACCCACGGCGTCGCGACGCAGTTCGGCGTCAGAAAACAGGGCGGGAGTATCCAGCGAGCGGCGTTCGTCGTCGACCAGCGATGTCGTGTTCAGGTGGCAACTGTGTTCGACGACACCGACGGGACCACACCGGCCCTCGACACGGTTCTGCGTGGCCTTGCCGAGTTGTAG
- a CDS encoding GNAT family N-acetyltransferase codes for MPGPAFLRGETVTLRTVEDEDVEFLQETVNNPDVRHGLSATEPISEQAEREWVESVASGETDDVHLLICVDGDAVGIIGLNDVTDRIGMAELGYWLTPDAWGNGYTTDAARTVTEYAFQERRFHRVYAKVFAGNEGSQRVLEKTGFQREGTLRDHWFRDGRYEDVHIYGLLEDELDHGE; via the coding sequence ATGCCCGGACCAGCATTCCTCCGGGGCGAAACAGTAACGCTCCGAACGGTCGAAGACGAAGATGTCGAGTTCCTGCAAGAGACGGTCAACAACCCTGATGTCAGACACGGTCTTTCGGCCACAGAGCCGATCTCCGAACAGGCAGAGCGTGAGTGGGTCGAATCTGTCGCCAGCGGCGAGACCGATGACGTGCACCTGCTCATCTGTGTCGACGGCGACGCGGTCGGTATCATCGGCCTGAACGATGTTACAGACCGGATCGGCATGGCCGAGCTCGGCTACTGGCTCACACCGGATGCGTGGGGCAACGGCTACACGACCGACGCCGCCCGAACGGTCACCGAGTACGCCTTTCAGGAGCGTCGGTTCCATCGGGTGTATGCGAAGGTCTTCGCCGGCAACGAGGGCTCCCAGCGCGTGCTTGAGAAGACGGGGTTCCAGCGAGAGGGGACGCTGCGGGACCACTGGTTCCGCGATGGCCGCTACGAAGACGTACACATCTACGGTCTGCTAGAGGACGAACTGGACCACGGTGAGTAG
- a CDS encoding GNAT family N-acetyltransferase, with the protein MSGPAFIHGERVTLHPQQATDSDLLQQLLNEPQVRHKIGFNEPLSEPAAEDLNSRDADTHFVVCVDDEPVGTCMLHEDYHPWGFGVLGYSICPNHWGNGYATDAVDCLAQYAFQELRLNKLGADCYATNPASARVLEKVGFQQEGRRRDHAFVDGDYVDLLEYGLLADEWSP; encoded by the coding sequence GTGTCAGGACCAGCGTTCATCCACGGCGAACGCGTGACGCTCCACCCGCAGCAAGCAACCGATAGCGACCTGCTACAGCAGCTATTAAACGAGCCGCAGGTCCGGCATAAGATCGGCTTCAACGAACCACTTTCAGAGCCTGCCGCAGAAGACCTCAACAGCCGCGATGCCGACACGCACTTCGTCGTCTGTGTGGATGATGAGCCGGTCGGGACGTGCATGCTTCACGAAGACTACCACCCGTGGGGATTTGGTGTGCTCGGGTACTCAATCTGTCCGAACCACTGGGGCAACGGCTACGCGACCGATGCTGTGGACTGTCTCGCACAGTATGCGTTTCAGGAACTGCGACTGAACAAACTCGGTGCGGACTGCTACGCTACCAACCCGGCCTCCGCGCGTGTGCTGGAAAAAGTGGGATTCCAGCAGGAGGGACGACGGCGCGACCACGCCTTCGTCGACGGCGACTACGTCGATCTACTGGAGTATGGTCTCCTCGCTGACGAGTGGAGCCCATGA
- the nth gene encoding endonuclease III, translating to MGTPLESREEQATEVVDRLHEEYPDSTISLNYSSRLELLIAVVLSAQCTDERVNEVTADLFEKYQGAEDYAAASEEQLAEDIYGITFHNNKGGYLQGIGEILTEEHDGEVPDTMSALTDLPGVGRKTANVVLQHGHDIVEGIVVDTHVQRLSRRLGLTEKERPEAIEQDLLDVVPGSEWQQFTHLLIDHGRAVCGARSADCEACVLADICPSEKGDSEVDLASGEAW from the coding sequence ATGGGAACGCCGCTGGAGTCACGTGAGGAACAGGCAACAGAGGTCGTCGACCGGCTACATGAGGAATACCCCGACTCGACGATTTCACTGAACTACAGTAGCCGCCTGGAACTGCTAATTGCCGTCGTCCTTTCGGCGCAGTGTACCGATGAGCGAGTCAACGAGGTCACAGCAGACCTGTTCGAAAAGTACCAGGGTGCCGAGGACTACGCTGCAGCCTCCGAGGAGCAACTCGCTGAGGACATCTACGGCATTACGTTCCACAACAACAAGGGCGGCTATCTCCAGGGAATCGGTGAGATTCTGACCGAAGAACACGACGGCGAGGTCCCGGACACGATGTCTGCGTTGACTGACCTCCCCGGTGTCGGTCGTAAGACGGCGAATGTCGTCCTCCAGCACGGCCACGACATCGTCGAGGGCATCGTGGTCGACACGCACGTCCAGCGGCTCTCACGGCGGCTGGGGCTCACCGAAAAAGAGCGCCCGGAAGCCATCGAGCAGGACCTGCTCGACGTGGTACCGGGAAGCGAGTGGCAACAGTTTACGCACCTGCTCATCGACCACGGGCGAGCCGTGTGTGGTGCGCGCTCGGCCGACTGCGAGGCGTGCGTGCTGGCGGACATCTGTCCCTCAGAGAAAGGCGACAGCGAGGTCGACCTCGCCAGCGGCGAGGCATGGTAG
- a CDS encoding universal stress protein, whose translation MYEHILFPTDGSDGAAAALAHARNLAETHDATLHIMTVLDTSSPHIGMTAASPEGVTTGMTAEEHDESEPGMVGEEHNLESSLQERSQAIVETAADEVDTVDTVTAIERGPPDKAILDYADGNDIDLIVMGTHGRTGIERYLLGSVTEKVVRTSDVPVLTARFSDEEN comes from the coding sequence ATGTACGAACACATCCTCTTTCCAACCGACGGTAGTGACGGAGCAGCAGCCGCACTGGCGCATGCACGCAATCTCGCCGAAACGCACGACGCGACGTTACACATCATGACCGTCCTCGATACGTCGTCGCCGCATATCGGGATGACTGCCGCGAGCCCGGAAGGGGTAACGACCGGCATGACTGCGGAGGAGCACGACGAGTCGGAGCCAGGCATGGTCGGTGAAGAACACAATCTTGAATCGTCGCTACAGGAGCGGTCACAGGCCATCGTTGAGACAGCGGCGGACGAGGTCGATACAGTCGACACCGTCACCGCCATTGAGCGCGGTCCCCCCGATAAAGCAATCCTCGACTACGCCGACGGGAACGACATCGACCTCATCGTCATGGGGACCCACGGCCGGACGGGTATTGAACGGTATCTGCTCGGCAGCGTCACCGAAAAGGTCGTTCGCACATCCGACGTGCCAGTGCTCACTGCGCGTTTCAGTGACGAGGAAAACTGA
- a CDS encoding halocyanin domain-containing protein — MNRREFVRTAGGAAGAAATLSATGAAAAQEEGGDGGETVPDYGGFLDSVGNFDGSTVDATGQDTVTVEVGVQANGGAYGFGPPAVHVDNGATVQWEWTGNGGGHNVASDGDGPLDSGSAVSSAGVNYEHTFEEDGIYPYLCVPHESLNMKGAIVVGEEYPTMTVGGGGPVEVDPHYAGVPIQPHYVGFGAGLAVIIPLIFTFFQLKYGESPHTSGGNN, encoded by the coding sequence ATGAACAGACGGGAGTTCGTCCGGACAGCAGGGGGGGCCGCCGGTGCTGCGGCGACCCTCAGCGCCACCGGCGCAGCCGCCGCACAGGAGGAGGGCGGTGACGGTGGCGAAACCGTCCCGGACTACGGCGGTTTCCTGGATTCGGTCGGGAACTTCGACGGGTCGACCGTCGACGCGACCGGGCAGGACACAGTAACTGTCGAGGTCGGCGTGCAGGCCAACGGCGGCGCGTACGGGTTCGGTCCGCCAGCCGTCCACGTTGACAACGGCGCGACCGTCCAATGGGAGTGGACAGGCAACGGCGGCGGCCACAACGTCGCCTCAGATGGTGACGGCCCGCTGGATTCCGGTAGCGCCGTCTCCAGTGCTGGCGTCAACTACGAGCACACCTTCGAAGAGGACGGCATTTACCCGTATCTCTGTGTCCCCCACGAAAGCCTCAACATGAAGGGGGCTATCGTCGTCGGCGAGGAGTACCCGACAATGACGGTCGGTGGTGGTGGCCCGGTCGAGGTCGACCCCCACTACGCCGGCGTCCCGATTCAGCCACACTACGTCGGGTTCGGCGCTGGCCTCGCAGTCATCATCCCGCTGATATTCACGTTCTTCCAGCTGAAGTACGGCGAGTCGCCCCACACTAGCGGAGGGAACAACTAA
- a CDS encoding cytochrome B, with amino-acid sequence MPLDEDKYPAETGRRRFVKGVVGSAALSGVGVGGAAAVDATTDAAGEGGGTTPFVAVENTDGPAPRGMPIIPIEINGGEISGLWPEYDENAGAAVAPDFGGSGIDYSSQWFQYCGIQSTAAIYPQSDRNNTFLNSTGTFSWQGEYESGKPLTVDMFEDYKDWGNGIGDSGVGKPASVIWRANSDGKNGAPVQIIRSAEVEKMANGEGEYADLPGSVQSFVSEATDQGFIAWLNKCTHFCCVPGFKTQSGSANFGAANDIYCQCHQSVYDPFSPVQSTFVALPRPPKTE; translated from the coding sequence ATGCCACTTGATGAAGACAAATATCCGGCCGAAACAGGCCGTCGTCGCTTCGTAAAGGGCGTCGTTGGAAGCGCTGCACTCTCCGGCGTTGGCGTCGGTGGCGCAGCAGCCGTTGACGCGACGACAGACGCCGCCGGCGAAGGTGGCGGGACAACCCCGTTCGTTGCCGTTGAGAACACTGATGGACCGGCACCGCGGGGAATGCCGATCATCCCGATCGAGATTAACGGTGGCGAGATCAGTGGGCTTTGGCCAGAGTACGACGAGAACGCCGGTGCGGCCGTTGCACCGGACTTCGGCGGGAGCGGCATCGACTACTCCTCACAGTGGTTCCAGTACTGCGGTATCCAGAGTACTGCAGCTATCTACCCACAATCAGACCGGAACAACACGTTCCTCAATTCCACAGGGACCTTCTCCTGGCAGGGAGAGTACGAGTCCGGCAAACCCCTTACGGTCGATATGTTCGAGGATTATAAGGACTGGGGTAACGGCATCGGCGACTCCGGCGTCGGGAAGCCCGCAAGTGTCATCTGGCGGGCCAACAGCGATGGAAAGAACGGCGCTCCGGTGCAAATAATCAGGTCAGCCGAGGTCGAGAAGATGGCCAATGGCGAGGGCGAGTACGCGGACCTTCCCGGAAGCGTCCAGTCATTCGTCTCCGAGGCAACTGACCAAGGCTTCATCGCCTGGCTGAACAAATGCACGCACTTCTGTTGCGTGCCAGGGTTCAAAACGCAGAGCGGGAGCGCCAACTTCGGCGCGGCCAACGACATCTACTGTCAGTGCCACCAGTCCGTGTATGACCCGTTCAGCCCCGTGCAATCGACGTTCGTGGCGCTGCCACGCCCACCAAAAACGGAGTAA